The window GTACATCAGGTGCGGAAGTCCACCATCGCCTCTCAGTGTTTGAAGGAGAAATAGAAGTGGAAGTCAATGGTACCAGTCTGGGACCTAGTTCATAATTGTCTTCCTGACGTTTCCTGGCATCAACAAGCACCTCATCACAATATTTAGCCAAATAGAAGAATCCTTTTTCCCACTTAGGCTGCAGATCCCTCACCCTGGTATAAAGAGTTATGAcatcttccttttgtttctgaCCCGTATAATGGATCCATCTGGAATATAAAAGTAGAGTCTTTGCAATATCTAGATTCTCACTCGAAGCTTGAGTATCACAAAATGCAGGTTGGGGATTCAATGGAACCAATGAAAGGCTAGTAATTGAAGACCTAGCAGCAGCACCTACAACCTTTTCAGGCATGTGAAGGAGAGTTTGCTGCAACTCTGCAATGGCACCATCTGATCGCCTAGTACTCCACAGAAGCTTGGCCTTTTCCATGTGAACATTAGGTGCACCCGAGGCCTGGGCTTCGAGAATTGCTCGGTTTGCTGTCTCATAGTGACCAGCCAAGCGACAAAGCTTTGCATACTGAAGCCAGCAGATCCCAACATGGGCACCGAGACTACTGGCACCAAATACCAATCTTCGGAAAGCCAAAAGAGGCTCCCTTGCCCAAAGGGATGGTTGTGTAAATCTGAGCCGATGTTCCCAATTCTCCATCAATTTAGTGAATTCTAGATGACCCCGATGGAATTTTTTGACCAAGAAAGAATCATCAACAAGAAGAGTGTGGAAGGCCTCCAATTCACATAGTAAGTGAAGTTTCACGATAAATGGGTAAGCCCGCACGTAAGAATCCATGCCAGCAGCAGCAAGAGGAGCAATCAGAGCTTGTTTGGATAGTGCAATCTTCTCAGCAACTGAGAACTGATCCTTCTTCATCATAGACTGGAGAATCTTTGCAACATCCATGTCAAAGGAAGCATTACTTTCAGAACCACTACAAAGTAAACCATCATGATCAGCCCCGCTGATGTACTCATCCATCAAGTCCCACCTGCCCAGCCTCCATGCTGCTTGCACACCTTGCATGCACCATGTTTTCTTGTATTGTGGAACCCTAGAAATTAAACCATCCACATGAGTGACCATAGCCTGAAGGTGGCACATGTTCAGCAAACAGTTAAGGACATCTGAATGCCGCTGAACAGAACAGGGCTCCATCTGTAAAGCCTGCTCACAAGAAGTTAAAACCTCAGCCCAGTTTCctgctcttttatttattaagagctGGTCTTGCAAGCTTAATGATTTGCGTAGACATGCCAAGCCAGATAGACCATCAGGCTCATCTAGGCAGCTGTATATTTCCATCAAATATGAAACATCTTCATCCTCAAATATGCCACTTCTCTCAGCTGCTGGGTTAAATGCGCCAGATTTTCCACGCACATGAGACTCAAAGTACATCAAAGATCTCGCATAAGCCTGACACCTGAAGGAGGCCCTGGCAAGTGTTAGCTTTGGAATTGCAGTTAAAAGTTCTGAAACATACTTACACTGTACAAGGAGTTGATCCTGATCTGTCGAAGAAATTGAACCTTGACCCTTGGATTTGGATGCTTGTTTCTTAGATGCAGGTGATTGGAAAGATTGGGAAAGAGCTAGCTCTTGTTCAAAATCATCCATCCACTGCCCAAGATTATCCAGGAGAGTGAAAACAGCTTGAATACAAACTTCACTTTGCCCACCAACTGCAGCACCACTGTTGTCTGATGCAGCAGCATCAAGAACACATAGGATTTCCTCAGCTATGCTGTGGCGTGCCTCCTCAGTACCATGACAAACAGCATTGAGAACTAAATATGGCAGCAGATAAATTGCTAGTTGCATATCATGCCGCACTAGAGCTCTACAAGCGTTAAATATACTTGCACGAGATCCAGTTGCATGTGCAGTAAGTTTCTTTATCCAATAGAATATCCATCTTCTGAATGACATAGAAGGCCGGTAAATTGGCCCGACTGATGCTGAGTCAGCCACATTTGGAAGCTGAAATCTAGAGGTTAAACAAGGGGCTATTATCTCTTTGACATAATTTGAGAATCGGTCCCACAATCTCTGACCCCTCGTATTCATTCCACTACTACTTTTAGTACTCTTGTCCTTCAGGGTTTGTGACAGGGAAGCAGTCCCATCCAGTGATGCCTCACAACCTGCAATCTTAAGCAGTTCTTGTATTGCCAGTGCAGCTGAGTCCTGAACAATGGTATCAGGTGCAGCTCTAAAAGCCCTAGCCAAATGTTTGTGGATCAGCTCAAAGATAAGATCATCATCTGAACATTCAATTTTAAAGCGCTGGGATGAAATTCCCTTTACTTTAGCAGGGTCAACCGCACCCAATGCTCCGAGACAATCAGCACAGACCAACTTCAGCCGCTGTCCTACTGCAGTCCTTGATTCTTCTGCACATCCTCTGAGTAAGGCTGTGATCAACGAGCTCAAAATGTCCATATCAGCAGCAACTTCACCAGTGATCAGAGATGTAATATCTCCCCTTCTCAGATTCAGTAACTTGCTTAACTCACACACCACCATATACCTAACATTCAAGTTCTCATGGTTAAGACCATCAACAACATCTCGCAATTGATCCTTCAAAGTCATTGACCCACGTGCTTCTTGAATAGCTTTGTTCACTTCCATTAGCTCAGGAATACTAGGTAATAGAGGAAATTCATGAATATGCTGCTTCAGGATGGTTCTGTTCTTTAACACAAGTTCTTCCAAAATGTTCACTACTTTGTTCAAATGTGTAGAAGGATTTTCTTTGTATCTCTCCAAGAAGGGAATAAGGGCAGCAAAAACTTGAGAAATGACATGTTTAGTGCTAGATGGTGACTTGTTTGCCAATTGCTCTATGAAAAAGTGCAAGACGGATAGACCCTCATTTTGCAGTGATTCTTTATCAATAGCATGCATAAGAAGGACCATTAATTTTGGCACATAAGTACCAAGCTGTGATCCCATCATTTCAATTAGCATTTTAATACGTCGCAAAGCTTGTTTCTGCAGCGAAAGATCCTCTGCATGAAGCATTTTTCTGTCAATGCCATTAAGGAGACCAACAAAATGATTCCTCAGAAAGCCTGGTAGATCTTCACCACCTGTCAGAACTCTGGCAATTTCTTTTATCATGTCAGGCACTCTTGATAACCTGCATAGGTAAACAAAAATATGATGGCGGGCAGATGACAAATCACCCATTTTGCACCATCATACAATCATCAGTTGAttgcaaataaattaaaagcattAAGAAAAGCAAATCTCAATGCAGGTAAAATCTCAGCTAGAGGTGTAAGAACTTGATTCCTTAAATGAAAGTTTGGCATGAGTTCATTACTTAGATATGTCTCATTATGGCAGTCTTTAATAAGAGTAGCCCAGGGACGACAATCCTATCATCccatatttttgtaattattaaccACTTTCAGGCCACTAACTTGCAAAAGCTTGTTTGTCAGCCTGAGACATTTATACAGTACTCGACAATGGCCCTGTTTTTAAGATAAATGAGTGCAAAATTTGCAAAGATGAGTGCAGCCTAAGATGTAGCCACTTCTTAAGCTGGGGTATTGAAATCATTAGCTATCTCTTAATATTATAACGAAAAGAGtagaaacaaataaatcacACAAGTTCTGTATTTGTTTATTGTAAGCAAGTTCAAAGAGCCATACCTTTGGTTTATCTCAACTGAATCACCACCATCAAGAAAGCAGACAAGTTCATCTAAAAGTGCAGGTAATGCAGCTGCAAAAATTTCTTGGTTATCCGAACCAATCTGATCATGGTAAAACTGCAAAGTTGAGAGTAACTCCTGCTTATCTGCTTGATGAAGAGCGAAGGCAAGCACTTTTGGTAGCCAATTAACTATCAGAGGCACCATGTCAGTGTTTAAACACTTGGCCAACTCAAATAATGTCTCAACTGCTCGATTGTTATCCTGCTGAGACACCACAAGCTTTGGAAGAACAATGGGAATCATTTTCTCAACAAGCTCTTCAGTTTCAACTCCAAAAACAGCTTCTGCAAACTCTCTGACCATTTTTGGATGGCTTGTGAACCTCATAGTTAGATAATCAAACAGCTCATTTCTGATGTGAACTACTTTTGAAAGGATTAGCTCAAATCCTCCTTTAAGATGAAAGTAGCAAGATTTGTGTATTAACCTTGATGCACTCATTCTCACTGTCACATATGGATGATCCAGCTGATCAACCAACAAAATAAGACAAGACAAGAAAAGTTGACTATGAATATCAACTGCGATCATAATTTGGGATACACATTCCAGAAGAGTCTCAAAGATTTGTGGGTCTTCAGCTGCTGACAGAGCATGCTTCATTAGGCCCAAAAACTTCTGCTCTTTAGTTTTATTGGATGAATCtccattcaaaaataaacaACTGAGTACAGGACTTTCAAGGAAGGAACTGATCTGAGTGCAGAATGCCTCTCTCAGTGCCTTCTTTTTGTTCAGTAGTAAAAACTCAACACATTTAATCCATtcagattttgttttaattaaaatatcctCAGACCCATGTACAAGGATACGTCGAATAATTCTCACACAGGCAACTTGAACCTCTTCCGAAGACTCATCATAAAGAAGTTTAAAGAACAAGGACTGGAGCTGAGGGAAATGGCTATTCAATCCCACTCTTGCACTTTGGAAATCAGGCGGTTGCATTATTTTTAAGTGTTCCTTGTGATTGTGCACAATGCTTCCGTCACACTTTGAGCACCAGAATCCTTGTAAATAATCAGTTGTCTTGCCATGTTTCTCATTATTGATATCTATAAATAACTTGCATTCACCTATAGGTGGGCCATCAACAATACTACAGGATCCGTAAAAACATGACAAGAAACCAAGGGTGAAGGGAATGCTTCTCTTAACTTTGATGTTCTCCTCTTTCCCCAGCAAGCTGCAAATTGAGAAACAATAACCAAACAAACTATTCAATGAGACGTTGATGCATTTACAAGTTCAGGCGAAAGGAGCATCAAACTAATTTAGCAACAATCAAGCTCACATAATgacagttatttttaattatatgttgtATAACATAAAGAACTAGACAAATCTATTTCATTCCTCACTTACTCAAGCCTTTTGAACATTTCTGCTTGCAAACCAAGGCCAGACCACAAGACAATCACCGGCATAGAAGTTATAGTTTCAATTATAACTTCAGCTTCATCATTGAGACCCAAATCCAAGAGTTCCAGAGCATGTTCAGTTTTTAAGATAGAACCAAGCTTGGAGACAACTTGGATGGAGAAACATTTTGTCTTCCAAGGAGGATGCGGACCAATAACCATATGTGGATGAGTCCAAGGAAGCTTGAGCACGATATGCATAAGATCTGTACTGTCGCCCTTAAAGTTGAAAGGCTTGTCCTCCATGAGAAAGGGGCCTAATAAACAACATATGGCTTCATGAGACACAAAATGGAATAACAACACGCATCCTAATATACAAATTCAAGTAGAGTTTGAGATACCAAACTAAAAGGTAAAATATTGACTAAAGAGCAGATTCACTAATATCAATGCAGCAACAGATCAATCATATCTTATCCAGAACCTATTGAAATAGGACAAAACCTAAACATGCGTCTTCTCTTCATCCTCAGGTTTTGAAGGAGACCAACAAAAGAAACTCCACAGTATGCATTACCAAAAGTGAAATTCAAATGAAACCAAAAATGAAACTTGCGATTCTCATCTTACTTTCATCCTAAATGAGAAACAATCATCATTAGAACATGAAAAATAGAAGGAACAGCCAGATACTACAaagtaattaattcaattctgaagaaaagaaacaaaatatttagaGCTTtcctaattttaataaaaacagcATGAGATTATATATGCAAAATATGACCTAGCCATTTTCTGTGTCTCTAATAACTAAACCCCCCAAGTGATTTCAAAATGGCACTGCTGACCATTGAAGTTGGAATGGGAGATAAATGAGACTTTTACAGCAAGTCTGTTGGCCAGAAAGCAACAACAATATTTGAAGAATTGTCTAATCCTTCtttgaaaagaatatcaaaCATTGTAAGCGTACTTTTTCAGAGAACCAGCAACAAATTCCTGACAATTAATGAAAGTTGAGTGCAAACTTTGAAGAAATGTAGGCTTGTTTCTTACTTTGCACAAGCAACATGGTGTGAATTCCTTCCAGGTAGTTGGAAATATCAAGTGCAACTGAACCTCCTTGCTCTGCCTGCATGATGTGAATCTCATTCAATGACTAGGAAAATATGGTGGATAAACTGATGAGAACTTTACATATCAAGCCTACCTGTTCACATATCCAAGGAATCCACGCATGCATCTGCTGGAAGATACAGATTGACAGATAGGTCGTTGGAAATCTACAGAAAGCAATGCAAAGCATGCTAAGAGCTGCTAGCGCAACATCTGGTCTTAAAGAATCAGGTTTAGCAGGAGGCTTTAAAAGTTCGAGGAATGAAACAAGTGATTTATGCATACAATCAGcatattcttcttctcttttagaATTAACTATGGAATGAAGCTTGCACTCTGCCAGAACACTGGGATCAGAAGCCATAACATCGTCATCTACCTTACGGCGTTTGGTCTGTATAGTATCCACATTCTGAGAATGTCTCTTTTTGCCAACACTTGAGTTCTGGACTGTTATATCACCAGATACTGATAAGCTTGCATCATCATTATTTTCCATCCTCCCTCCAACACGATCAGGACCAAGAATGGACAGAGCTACATGAAAGCAATCAATCAAGGAAGAAAAGGGTTCAGGACAACGAAGCATATGTATCAGAGATTCTGGCCTCCAAATATGAGGGGGGCATGTTCTAGCAATCCGTGAGTATGAATGGCACAAAGCTACCTGGAGGAAAAATCATGCATCAATAGACAGTCTTAGTCACTTCCCCAACCAATTTGGACTGCATATCTATGAGATACACAGACAAACAAAAAAGATGCCTCACAAGTATGAACAGCTTGCCTATATAAGAACATGTTGGGAAACTAACCTTGAGCTCTTGGCTTTTGGTTCTCTGCATTGACTGAGGAAAGACATTTATCAAGCCTGCAGCTGTTATCTCGACAATAGCATCAGAACAGCTGGAATGCAATATATTGAGGCAACTGCCCAAGGATGAATCATACACCATGTTTCTGCAACATTATTAAGGTAATTGTTTAAATCACTTTAGTAAAAACCCCATGTAGGTAGTGCAACTAATGTTCCCCCATTCACAAAGTAATAACCGAATAAAGATTGGTTGTGTCACACAGTGAATAGATGCATTTTATTCAGCATGGATATGAACTTCCATGCAATCTACACAAACAGGCCATAAGCAACGGAATCAAGATCAACTACATAGAAATTGGACTTTGTAATAGAGCatctctcattaaattttttaactgaaCAATGCATCAACAGCAAGACTTCACCAAGTGAGGAATCTGAAGTCAAAGCACATACCTGAATAAAAAAGGTCCCTCGTTGTCCTCACTTAGTATTGCAGCTATTGACCTGATCATATTCTCATGAGGAACAACATCATGATCTATGACTGATGTGACGACACGTGCAAAGTCAAAACATGCCTTCCACAAAATTTCAATTGTCAGACAACTGTCACAAAACGATATAACAAACAACACTTAATAAATCAAACAGAAACAACACATTACATACAACAAGCTAACACCTCCAACTAGTAGAACATCCCCTACTCACCATATGCAAATCAGCATTTCCAAAACACAACAGCGAACAAGCAGCTGAAACATTTGCCAAACTAATGAGTCCCTCCACATAAAGCGTCCCTTCAGTCACACATTTGCTAAGAAGCTTAACCATCCAAGTCGCAAAAGTCATCCACCTCTCTGTACCCGTGACATTAATCAAAACACCCGCACCATCATCAGGTTTACTACTAGCCGGCAAACCACTAATACAAGCAGGATCATCGAAAATCCCACTAAATGACTTGCAAAAACACTTCAACATTATTCTACCAGATTCCGGAACATTTCTATTCTCAACAGAAAACGACGCCACGTACAATATATCTGTATACACacagaaataaaatatcaaaagcgCTATAAAATCAATACATTCATTCACACAaagccttttttctttcttgctttctttctttccttttcctttaccTTCAACAGCCAGCATTGCATCAATAAAAAACTGACAGTAGGCATCTCGAGCTCCAGTGCGAAGCAAGGACAATAAGGATCCAACGGTATCAAAAATCACTCCGTGCCGCGCGCTATATGAagcaataaaatcatataactaACTTTATTTCCTACacgttgttttaaaaaaacataacataaaattcactaagaaaataaaaaaccactCACCGAAACGCAGGCTCTGCGAAAAACGGCAAAACCCTACCAATAACAGGCAAAATGGCACTCCCTTTACCATGGTAAAACACGCCAGGAAAATTCCTCGCTATGTGTGAAATCAATTTCAACACCGCAATCACCTCTCGCTCGCTCGCTACGACAagattatgtaaaaaaatcaattaattaacgattttattaaattattgaattaattgaagTTTTAGGTTTTATCTTCGTTTTTGTGGTTACCGGATGAAGAAGGAACGACATAGGCCTGAAGGAGATTAGGAAGGACAGCACGGAATCGGATTTCTAGAGCGGAGTCGTTTTCTGCTGCtgtgttggtgttggtgtttgGTGGCGTTGATGAAGTTGCTGCGATTCGTTCTCGGAGTTCGTGCACTAAGCTCGATAAGTTCGGCGTCGGCATTTGATTTTCCCTCGCAAATTTGAAGTGTGTCAGCGCCTCTGAGCTTCGGTGCTGCAAGTGAAGTGAGGGTACAGCAGCAtttgttaaggaaaaaaaagaatgacaaTGAGAGATTTTAAGTGAGACGTCCTTGGGATATATAATGGATAAATTGGATCATTAGTAcagaaaatacaaataaatacagAATTAACACGTGAATAAAAGTTGCGGcgaaatagtttatttttaaaatattaaggtcTAGAACagcattatttaattaataatatagtttagaaatataatatttaattaaatattataattcataacaataaaattttattaaatatcacgGTTCTAAACggtgataaaatttataattataaattatcatattaattaaaattttatcacaGTTTAGAACcgtgatatttaataaaattttattgttatgaattata of the Populus nigra chromosome 7, ddPopNigr1.1, whole genome shotgun sequence genome contains:
- the LOC133699338 gene encoding serine/threonine-protein kinase ATR isoform X1, producing MPTPNLSSLVHELRERIAATSSTPPNTNTNTAAENDSALEIRFRAVLPNLLQAYVVPSSSASEREVIAVLKLISHIARNFPGVFYHGKGSAILPVIGRVLPFFAEPAFRARHGVIFDTVGSLLSLLRTGARDAYCQFFIDAMLAVEDILYVASFSVENRNVPESGRIMLKCFCKSFSGIFDDPACISGLPASSKPDDGAGVLINVTGTERWMTFATWMVKLLSKCVTEGTLYVEGLISLANVSAACSLLCFGNADLHMACFDFARVVTSVIDHDVVPHENMIRSIAAILSEDNEGPFLFRNMVYDSSLGSCLNILHSSCSDAIVEITAAGLINVFPQSMQRTKSQELKVALCHSYSRIARTCPPHIWRPESLIHMLRCPEPFSSLIDCFHVALSILGPDRVGGRMENNDDASLSVSGDITVQNSSVGKKRHSQNVDTIQTKRRKVDDDVMASDPSVLAECKLHSIVNSKREEEYADCMHKSLVSFLELLKPPAKPDSLRPDVALAALSMLCIAFCRFPTTYLSICIFQQMHAWIPWICEQAEQGGSVALDISNYLEGIHTMLLVQSPFLMEDKPFNFKGDSTDLMHIVLKLPWTHPHMVIGPHPPWKTKCFSIQVVSKLGSILKTEHALELLDLGLNDEAEVIIETITSMPVIVLWSGLGLQAEMFKRLDLLGKEENIKVKRSIPFTLGFLSCFYGSCSIVDGPPIGECKLFIDINNEKHGKTTDYLQGFWCSKCDGSIVHNHKEHLKIMQPPDFQSARVGLNSHFPQLQSLFFKLLYDESSEEVQVACVRIIRRILVHGSEDILIKTKSEWIKCVEFLLLNKKKALREAFCTQISSFLESPVLSCLFLNGDSSNKTKEQKFLGLMKHALSAAEDPQIFETLLECVSQIMIAVDIHSQLFLSCLILLVDQLDHPYVTVRMSASRLIHKSCYFHLKGGFELILSKVVHIRNELFDYLTMRFTSHPKMVREFAEAVFGVETEELVEKMIPIVLPKLVVSQQDNNRAVETLFELAKCLNTDMVPLIVNWLPKVLAFALHQADKQELLSTLQFYHDQIGSDNQEIFAAALPALLDELVCFLDGGDSVEINQRLSRVPDMIKEIARVLTGGEDLPGFLRNHFVGLLNGIDRKMLHAEDLSLQKQALRRIKMLIEMMGSQLGTYVPKLMVLLMHAIDKESLQNEGLSVLHFFIEQLANKSPSSTKHVISQVFAALIPFLERYKENPSTHLNKVVNILEELVLKNRTILKQHIHEFPLLPSIPELMEVNKAIQEARGSMTLKDQLRDVVDGLNHENLNVRYMVVCELSKLLNLRRGDITSLITGEVAADMDILSSLITALLRGCAEESRTAVGQRLKLVCADCLGALGAVDPAKVKGISSQRFKIECSDDDLIFELIHKHLARAFRAAPDTIVQDSAALAIQELLKIAGCEASLDGTASLSQTLKDKSTKSSSGMNTRGQRLWDRFSNYVKEIIAPCLTSRFQLPNVADSASVGPIYRPSMSFRRWIFYWIKKLTAHATGSRASIFNACRALVRHDMQLAIYLLPYLVLNAVCHGTEEARHSIAEEILCVLDAAASDNSGAAVGGQSEVCIQAVFTLLDNLGQWMDDFEQELALSQSFQSPASKKQASKSKGQGSISSTDQDQLLVQCKYVSELLTAIPKLTLARASFRCQAYARSLMYFESHVRGKSGAFNPAAERSGIFEDEDVSYLMEIYSCLDEPDGLSGLACLRKSLSLQDQLLINKRAGNWAEVLTSCEQALQMEPCSVQRHSDVLNCLLNMCHLQAMVTHVDGLISRVPQYKKTWCMQGVQAAWRLGRWDLMDEYISGADHDGLLCSGSESNASFDMDVAKILQSMMKKDQFSVAEKIALSKQALIAPLAAAGMDSYVRAYPFIVKLHLLCELEAFHTLLVDDSFLVKKFHRGHLEFTKLMENWEHRLRFTQPSLWAREPLLAFRRLVFGASSLGAHVGICWLQYAKLCRLAGHYETANRAILEAQASGAPNVHMEKAKLLWSTRRSDGAIAELQQTLLHMPEKVVGAAARSSITSLSLVPLNPQPAFCDTQASSENLDIAKTLLLYSRWIHYTGQKQKEDVITLYTRVRDLQPKWEKGFFYLAKYCDEVLVDARKRQEDNYELGPRLVPLTSTSISPSNTERRWWTSAPDVLLFYAKGLHRGHKNLFQALPRLLTLWFEFGSIYQRCGSSSNQELKKVHDKVMSIMRGCLKDLPTYQWLTVLPQLVSRICHQNEDIVKLVKRIITSVIQQYPQQGLWIMAAVSKSAVPSRREAAAAIIQEAKKGFSQGNNGSNLFVQFASLIDHLIRLCFHPGQSKARTINISTEFSALKRMMPLEIIMPIQQSLTVSLPTYDVNLTDPLTSVIFSASDLPTISGIADEAEILSSLQRPKKIVLLGSDGIEHPFLCKPKDDLRKDARMMEFTAMINRLLSKYPESRRRKLYIRTFAVIPLTEDCGMVEWVPHTRGLRHILQDIYIKCGKFDRQKTNPQIKRIYDQCHGKMPEDEMLKNKILPLFPPVFHKWFLTTFSEPAAWFRARVAYAHTTAVWSMVGHIVGLGDRHGENILFDSTTGDCVHVDFSCLFDKGLQLEKPELVPFRLTQNMIDGLGITGYEGIFLRVCEITLSVLRTHRETLMSVLETFIHDPLVEWTKSHKSSGVEVQNPHAQRAINNIEARLQGVVVGVGAAPSLPLAVEGQARRLIAEAVSHKNLGKMYIWWMPWF